The following are encoded together in the Candidatus Methylomirabilis oxygeniifera genome:
- a CDS encoding putative dihydroorotate dehydrogenase electron transfer subunit (modular protein) (Evidence 3 : Function proposed based on presence of conserved amino acid motif, structural feature or limited homology) — protein sequence MTNRIKSITGKMSSQDTEQLKAALAEVSTLSDLSSEEKRELAAALSTTFYRDHAGDEELAQLIDQSESVLASLGPEVAEWMIEQLVEADAESAEHFAGALAQIGAPVVDLLRSWFDRSRSDDYARINLLLAAGRFTDPAIARILPEALRCTESTNKQVKSAAFYCVGRIFKRIPSEAVGDADRSTLFDTLFAGLSDPSPLVRRHAVRAIGKGVRNSYFAPEQVEKSHNAFRAILGMDHFDWDDAFIVRSEAEYQLHYCRHGLAEKETTPRGKYHQDFSILEKRELCPNTYYFKVNAPLLARKIQAGQFIIMRPNYDSERIPLSIAGWDREKGYIEIVIMAAGRTSTEATQKNVGDSFHDVVGPLGQRSHVAKYEGACVVLGGGYGTGAVIPTARDLRALGNKVYGVVGARTKDLLILVDELKAVCDEVFVTTNDGSVGIQGFVTHALEQIMAQEKVSMALAVGPVPMMMAVAKMTEGKGVETWVSLNAIMVDGTGMCGACRVSVGGKTRFACYHGPDFNAHQVNFDELIKRQRMFVEQEKIAFEAMQR from the coding sequence ATGACAAATAGGATCAAGAGCATTACAGGCAAAATGTCGTCCCAGGATACTGAGCAGTTGAAGGCTGCCCTTGCGGAGGTGTCGACGCTTTCCGACCTTTCTTCCGAAGAGAAGCGGGAGTTGGCGGCGGCGCTTTCCACCACCTTCTATCGCGACCACGCCGGCGATGAGGAGCTGGCTCAACTCATCGATCAGAGTGAGTCGGTCCTGGCCTCCCTGGGTCCGGAGGTCGCCGAATGGATGATCGAGCAACTCGTTGAGGCTGATGCGGAATCGGCGGAGCATTTCGCCGGCGCCTTGGCGCAGATCGGCGCGCCTGTCGTGGACCTGCTTCGTTCGTGGTTCGATAGGAGCCGAAGCGACGACTACGCCAGGATCAACCTCCTGTTGGCAGCGGGGCGTTTCACTGATCCGGCTATTGCCAGGATCCTGCCGGAGGCTTTGAGGTGTACGGAATCTACCAACAAACAGGTGAAGTCCGCGGCCTTTTACTGCGTGGGGAGGATCTTCAAACGTATTCCCTCTGAGGCGGTTGGCGACGCGGATCGATCGACGCTGTTTGACACGCTGTTTGCCGGTCTCTCAGATCCGTCCCCCCTTGTCCGCAGGCACGCGGTGCGCGCTATAGGCAAAGGGGTTCGCAACTCCTATTTCGCGCCGGAGCAGGTAGAGAAAAGTCACAACGCCTTCCGGGCCATTCTCGGGATGGATCACTTCGATTGGGATGATGCCTTTATTGTCCGCAGCGAAGCCGAATATCAGTTGCATTACTGCCGGCACGGCCTGGCTGAAAAGGAGACCACGCCCAGGGGCAAATATCACCAGGATTTTTCGATCCTCGAAAAGCGGGAACTGTGCCCCAACACCTACTACTTTAAGGTGAACGCGCCGCTTCTGGCTAGGAAGATACAAGCCGGACAGTTCATCATCATGCGTCCCAATTACGACAGCGAGCGCATTCCGCTCTCCATCGCCGGATGGGACAGAGAGAAGGGATACATCGAGATCGTCATCATGGCTGCGGGCAGGACGTCCACTGAGGCTACGCAGAAGAACGTGGGCGACAGCTTTCATGACGTCGTCGGGCCGCTGGGTCAACGTTCCCACGTCGCCAAATACGAGGGCGCCTGTGTGGTGCTCGGAGGCGGTTACGGCACCGGCGCCGTCATCCCCACGGCGCGGGATTTGAGGGCGCTTGGCAATAAGGTCTACGGCGTGGTGGGCGCCCGCACGAAGGACCTGTTAATCCTGGTTGACGAGCTCAAGGCGGTGTGCGATGAGGTGTTCGTCACCACCAATGACGGCTCGGTCGGGATTCAAGGTTTTGTCACCCATGCGCTGGAACAGATTATGGCGCAAGAGAAGGTGTCCATGGCATTGGCGGTCGGTCCCGTGCCGATGATGATGGCCGTTGCGAAGATGACAGAGGGAAAAGGGGTCGAGACGTGGGTGTCGTTGAATGCCATCATGGTGGACGGCACCGGCATGTGCGGCGCCTGCCGGGTGAGCGTAGGCGGCAAAACCCGGTTCGCCTGCTACCATGGACCCGATTTCAACGCCCACCAGGTGAACTTCGATGAGTTGATAAAGCGCCAGAGGATGTTTGTCGAGCAAGAAAAGATCGCCTTCGAGGCGATGCAGCGATAA
- a CDS encoding Methyltransferase type 11: MVRKKAGYVPALGWDILTPLYDPLVRVTTREMGFKSRLLDEAGIDQAGRILDVGCGTGTLLLLARRRSKSLLAIGLDGDMNVLDIARSKARRDVEQIALIQAFCFDIPFADGAFDRVLSSLMLHHLTRSEKARTLQEVFRVLRPGGELHVADWGQPHNLLMRMLAFSVRLGDSFARTADNVKGRLPALFRDAGFEKVSETARFATLFGTLSLYKAYKPLTAAAHRRSGSTSGHSLMGV; the protein is encoded by the coding sequence ATGGTTCGCAAGAAGGCGGGATATGTTCCGGCGTTGGGCTGGGATATCCTCACCCCGCTCTACGATCCTCTCGTTCGCGTGACGACGCGCGAGATGGGCTTCAAAAGTCGCCTCCTGGATGAAGCAGGCATCGATCAGGCCGGTCGGATCCTGGATGTGGGATGCGGGACGGGGACACTGCTCCTGTTGGCGAGGCGCAGGTCAAAATCTTTGTTGGCTATTGGCCTGGATGGTGATATGAACGTGCTGGACATTGCACGGTCAAAGGCTCGTAGAGATGTCGAGCAGATCGCGCTGATCCAGGCGTTCTGCTTTGATATTCCTTTTGCCGACGGCGCATTCGATCGAGTGCTCTCGAGCCTAATGCTGCACCATCTGACACGATCCGAGAAGGCCCGGACGCTGCAGGAGGTCTTTCGCGTTTTGCGTCCGGGAGGCGAGTTGCATGTCGCCGACTGGGGACAACCCCATAACCTGCTGATGCGCATGCTGGCTTTCTCTGTACGCCTCGGCGACAGTTTCGCCAGGACCGCGGATAACGTGAAGGGGCGCCTGCCTGCGCTCTTTCGAGACGCCGGGTTCGAGAAGGTCTCAGAGACGGCCCGGTTTGCGACACTGTTCGGCACGTTGTCGCTGTACAAGGCGTATAAGCCGCTCACGGCTGCCGCCCATCGGCGCAGCGGCAGCACATCCGGACATTCGCTGATGGGAGTATGA
- a CDS encoding protein of unknown function (Evidence 5 : No homology to any previously reported sequences): MAAVTAIIFVVIALFGLAWPFLYTYRLKWRRIALDKEIQYFQNRVIIVTENAIPGRATEQVLGPATGISRIPASNDDERKLAEREAMHSLIKQALQMGANAILDLKMVEESYEHTDPKKLLVLPAVTFTATKVTYAGTSAKVALTDSPSEGQRGV; encoded by the coding sequence ATGGCTGCAGTGACCGCTATCATTTTTGTGGTGATAGCCTTGTTTGGTTTGGCGTGGCCCTTTCTCTACACGTACAGACTCAAGTGGAGAAGAATCGCTCTGGATAAGGAGATTCAGTACTTCCAGAATCGGGTGATTATCGTCACCGAGAACGCTATTCCCGGCAGGGCAACAGAACAAGTCCTGGGGCCAGCCACAGGGATCTCGCGTATACCTGCTTCAAATGACGACGAGCGAAAGCTGGCTGAACGAGAGGCGATGCACAGCCTTATTAAACAGGCGCTCCAGATGGGCGCAAACGCGATCCTCGATCTGAAAATGGTCGAAGAAAGTTACGAGCACACGGACCCGAAGAAGTTGCTTGTCCTCCCTGCCGTCACGTTTACGGCTACGAAGGTGACATATGCAGGAACATCTGCGAAAGTAGCCTTGACGGATTCTCCGTCTGAGGGACAAAGAGGCGTCTGA
- a CDS encoding exported protein of unknown function (Evidence 5 : No homology to any previously reported sequences), giving the protein MISRHRVIAVVLLILWIGGVAPSVEASDLKNTIRNLYGSQGILLEPSPLPFFTQESRFQASSLQGLDQLNTQLTSAIGLPSFGSSVTGFTFDLERGIPVRTTESLGPLLTERATTLGARKLDVTLAYTRLNFTKLQGKDLNNLDLVFRRGDINGNGIRDTSGPFSFESDIIRARFKVDLNEDIIAFIATYGVTPVWDVGLVVPIIHVRLKARASAAVFDQFGNPGGTRIGDLPIHRFGPHSNCRLPIDSDSCAARGGGEETGVGDIILRTKYNFVRNAGGLTPDLAFLFEVKLPTGDEGRLLGTGGTDLGGLFIASKTYGRWFTPHVNVGYEINTKELEQNSIRYALGFDARLLSKLSFDADVIGRFKPAGNETGEHIHDLSLGVKWNPLSAWIVRTNIQIPLDKNSGLRADVIPTVGVEYLF; this is encoded by the coding sequence ATGATCTCACGTCACCGAGTCATCGCAGTTGTCTTGCTGATCCTCTGGATTGGAGGCGTCGCCCCTTCTGTTGAGGCTTCGGATCTCAAGAATACCATCAGGAATCTTTACGGAAGCCAGGGGATTCTCCTCGAGCCGAGCCCTCTCCCTTTCTTCACCCAGGAGTCGCGCTTTCAGGCATCGTCACTTCAGGGGCTTGACCAACTCAATACCCAGTTGACCTCCGCAATAGGGCTCCCCTCATTCGGCTCTTCGGTGACCGGTTTTACCTTCGATCTGGAGCGCGGGATTCCGGTCCGAACGACCGAGAGCCTCGGCCCTCTACTGACGGAGCGCGCCACCACCCTTGGCGCGCGCAAGCTCGATGTCACCCTCGCCTACACTCGACTGAACTTTACTAAGCTGCAAGGCAAAGACCTTAACAACCTGGATCTGGTGTTCCGGCGTGGCGATATCAATGGAAACGGAATCCGGGATACCAGCGGCCCGTTCAGCTTTGAGAGCGATATTATTCGCGCCAGATTCAAGGTCGATCTGAACGAAGATATTATTGCCTTCATCGCGACATACGGTGTTACCCCCGTATGGGACGTCGGGCTCGTTGTCCCCATCATCCATGTTCGACTCAAAGCCAGAGCGTCGGCTGCCGTCTTCGATCAGTTCGGCAATCCCGGCGGGACGAGAATCGGCGACCTCCCGATCCATCGGTTTGGGCCTCACTCCAACTGCCGCCTGCCCATCGACTCAGACTCTTGCGCCGCCCGCGGAGGTGGTGAGGAGACCGGCGTTGGGGATATCATCCTTCGAACGAAATACAACTTCGTGCGCAACGCGGGCGGCCTTACTCCGGACTTGGCATTTCTGTTCGAAGTAAAGCTTCCAACGGGGGATGAGGGACGACTTCTGGGAACCGGTGGGACTGACCTGGGCGGTCTCTTCATCGCCTCCAAAACCTATGGGCGATGGTTCACGCCTCACGTGAACGTCGGCTACGAGATTAATACCAAAGAGCTTGAGCAGAACAGTATCAGATATGCCCTCGGTTTTGACGCCCGTCTTCTGTCAAAGCTGTCATTTGACGCCGACGTCATCGGTCGCTTCAAGCCGGCCGGGAACGAAACCGGGGAGCATATTCACGATCTGTCGCTCGGCGTAAAATGGAATCCTCTGAGCGCCTGGATCGTCCGGACGAACATCCAGATTCCGCTGGATAAAAACAGCGGCCTTCGAGCCGATGTGATTCCCACAGTAGGGGTCGAGTATCTTTTCTAA
- a CDS encoding conserved protein of unknown function (Evidence 4 : Homologs of previously reported genes of unknown function), whose protein sequence is MVCASTSAEAAKIIALKSADVDVYNEALEGFKSGSQGSTVIEYDMEGDLQKGKKFLARLKSGSKPDLILAVGIWALQIVAEEIQDIPVVFAMVLNPTTVIGQETRNITGASMNVPIEQQLALLKKISPQVRRIGVIYDPSKTGWLVKQAERLAKDQGIRLVTKAVASPKDSFAALDAMQDEIDALWIVPDLTVLAPESVQYMLLFSFRHKIPVLGLSENQARMGALLGLSFESGWDIGSQAAELANGILSGKSIEEIPFTTARKTRLTVNLKSAGKLGVHIPKEILDRADVVIR, encoded by the coding sequence ATGGTCTGCGCCTCGACATCGGCAGAGGCGGCAAAGATCATCGCGCTGAAGAGCGCCGATGTCGATGTCTACAATGAGGCGTTGGAGGGGTTCAAGAGCGGTTCGCAGGGATCGACCGTCATCGAGTACGATATGGAGGGGGACCTCCAGAAGGGCAAAAAGTTTCTGGCGCGACTCAAATCCGGCTCGAAGCCTGACCTCATCCTTGCGGTGGGGATCTGGGCCTTACAGATTGTAGCTGAGGAGATACAAGACATCCCGGTCGTCTTTGCCATGGTGTTGAACCCGACCACAGTGATCGGGCAAGAGACTCGCAATATCACCGGCGCCAGCATGAATGTTCCGATCGAGCAACAACTTGCCTTGCTGAAAAAAATCTCACCCCAGGTCAGGAGAATCGGCGTCATTTATGATCCCTCGAAGACCGGGTGGTTGGTGAAGCAGGCTGAGCGGCTCGCCAAAGATCAGGGTATCAGGCTCGTCACTAAGGCCGTTGCCTCACCAAAGGACTCGTTTGCCGCCCTGGATGCCATGCAGGACGAGATCGACGCCCTTTGGATTGTGCCGGATCTGACCGTTCTGGCGCCTGAATCGGTTCAGTACATGCTGCTCTTCTCCTTCAGACACAAGATCCCCGTTCTTGGCCTCTCAGAGAATCAGGCCAGAATGGGCGCCCTCCTCGGCCTCTCTTTTGAAAGCGGATGGGATATCGGGAGCCAGGCCGCTGAGTTGGCGAACGGGATCCTTTCCGGCAAGAGCATTGAAGAGATCCCGTTCACGACAGCGAGAAAGACGCGGTTGACGGTGAATCTGAAGAGTGCCGGCAAGCTCGGGGTGCATATCCCCAAGGAGATTCTCGACCGGGCCGACGTGGTGATTCGATAG